In Candidatus Eisenbacteria bacterium, the following proteins share a genomic window:
- the cas5c gene encoding type I-C CRISPR-associated protein Cas5c — protein sequence MRGSPVRSNDFRLMVWGRNACFTRPEMKVERVSYDIMTPSAARGMLEAILWKPAIRWKVTQIDVLKPIKWELVRRNELGAVMSPRTTGLFIEDQRQQRAGLLLRDVAYTIHAYFELTDRAGEEDTVVKFTEMFVRRAEKGQCFHRPYLGCREFAADFRPIFNGQTLPAPISASQDLGWMLYDIDFSGAQTMPRFFRASLDKGRVMIDEKEVRP from the coding sequence ATGAGAGGTTCACCTGTTAGGAGCAATGACTTCCGTCTGATGGTTTGGGGAAGGAACGCCTGTTTCACCAGACCTGAAATGAAAGTCGAGCGCGTCTCTTATGACATCATGACGCCATCCGCTGCGCGGGGGATGCTTGAGGCGATTCTCTGGAAGCCTGCCATTCGATGGAAGGTAACGCAAATTGACGTGCTGAAGCCGATTAAATGGGAATTGGTACGGAGAAATGAACTCGGTGCAGTAATGTCACCGCGAACAACAGGATTGTTCATTGAGGATCAACGACAGCAGCGTGCAGGGTTGCTGTTGAGAGATGTCGCCTACACAATCCACGCGTATTTCGAACTTACCGACAGGGCCGGCGAGGAAGATACGGTAGTCAAGTTTACCGAAATGTTCGTCCGCAGGGCTGAGAAAGGGCAGTGTTTTCATAGACCCTATCTGGGATGCAGGGAGTTTGCGGCTGACTTCAGGCCAATCTTCAATGGTCAGACTCTTCCGGCTCCTATCTCAGCCAGTCAGGATCTAGGCTGGATGCTCTATGACATAGATTTCAGCGGCGCACAAACGATGCCGCGGTTTTTTAGGGCAAGCCTCGACAAGGGACGAGTGATGAT